AACCAGCCAGTCGTATTCAAGTTTTCATGAAATACCCAGCTAGCAGATACCGATGGGTATAAAATGCTTCGGTTTTCTTTTGAAAGTGTAGAGAACCAATCGTTTCGAATAGTACCAGTCAAGAAAAATTTATCCTGAAATGATAATTCCGCAGAACCATAAAGCGAGTTCACTGCTCTTTCATTTAAATCATAGAGAGGATCTTTTGCTCTTCCATTTTGAACGGTGTACAAATCTCTTACGACAAAGTCGGTCACCTGTACGCTATTTAAATCCGATCTTCTCTGCATGTGGTTGCCACCGACATTTACATTTACTCCAAATTCACCAAACTTTTTGTTTGCATTAATTAAGAAGTCAGTGTTGATCTCTCTAAATCGTCTTTGTTCTTGGGTATAGACCCCGTTGACAAAACCCGCCGGTGCTGGAGCTCTGGATGCTTGACCCGTAGGAAAGTTGTTGTAATCCTGATCTCTACTCCAGTAATCTTGCCCAACTCTACCTTGAACAAATAGCCAATCGGCTAGGTAATATTTCAGAGCAATATTTCCGAAAATTCTATCTCGCTTGATATTTTGAAACTGATCAGAAAGTGTAAAATAAGGATTGGTTCTGTTTCTGAATCTTGAATAAACCGCCTCATTTCCATTTTCATCATATCTGTTATCTCTCAACACGTCCAGCGGCATAGAATTAGCCATATTATAAAGTGCTACCGGGATTGTATTATCCTGCTGACCAATGTTTGGTGGGTTTTCATTCTCCTCGTGAGAATAATTGAAATTACCTCTAAAGCTAAATTTAGGACTGAGGTTATAGGCAAAACCAAGGTTTATTGTCTTCCTGTTATAGGTATTATTAGGAACTATCCCCTTGCTATTAAGATCTGAAAAGGATAAACTCATTCCTCCTTTTTCACTTGAGGTTGCCAATGTGATTGAATTGGTTACATTTTGACCATTTCTGAAAAACGCCTTCACTCTTCCTCTTATCGGCTCGTAAGGAACTGTAACTCCGTCAAAAAGTACCTGAGTCATTCCAGGTTGAAACTTCTCACCAAACGACCATTGACCAGAAGTAGGATTAGGTGTAGTAGGTCTTACGTTTTGCTCTCCCTGACCATACTCATATTGGTAATCTGTAAAATCTAGAGGTTGCTCATTGGTGTAATTCAGGTTAAAGGTAACTCCGATTCCTTTTGAATCATTTTTACTCTTAGTAGTGATCATGATGACTCCATCTTTCGCTCGGGAACCATATAATGCAGCAGCTGCGGCACCTTTCAAAATCGTCATGGTTTCCACATCATCTGGATTTATACTTGACAAACCGTCTCCTCCATCCGATGTATTTCCTCCACCTCTTACACCGATACTACTATCTGATGCATTATTTCCGGGGTTTGAACCAAAATTGGTGTTATCAATCGGAACGCCATTCACTACAATAAGAGGATTATTTTGACCTGAAATGGATGACTGGCCTCTGATTCTTATTTTTGAGGTACCTCCTGGACCAGAGCCCAAAGCTGAAATACTTACTCCTGCTACTTTCCCTTGCAGTGCATTCATCACATTAGGAGTTCTATTAATAGAAAGCTCATCTGAATGAACTGTTGAAGTGGCATAACCTAAGCTCTTGGCTGATTTTTCAATTCCCAGAGCAGTCACTACGACTTCTTCCAGGTTACTCTCATCCACTTCTAATTGAACATTTATTATAGATCGGCTACCTACTACAATTTCCTGATCCACATATCCGACAAATGAGAAAACCAATACTGCGTTTTCATTTTCTACATTTATCACATAATTACCTTGAGAATCAGATACCGATCCTGTTGTTGTCCCTTTCAATAGAATGTTTACTCCAGGGAATCCATTGCCATTTTCATCGGTTACTCTTCCACCGATTTCAATTCTCCTTTTTTCAACTTTAGAGTTTTCTATTCCACTAAAAGTATTCCCAGTATTAATTGTGTTGGAGGCAGGTAAAGAATTTACTAAAACAGCATCCTGGCTAATTAAGGATGGAACCTGACTTCGCTTTTTCTGAGATATAATATAAAATCGTTCTCCGGCCTTCTCATATTTAAGACCAGTACCTTTGAGTAGCATGTTTAATGCCTGCTCCACAGATTCAAAAGAATCCATTGTTGCCAGAGTCTTTTTTGCCTTCACGATTTCATCCTGATAGGCAATGGAGACCCGAAACTCTTGCTCAAGCCGGTTTAGGCTTTGCTGTAAATCAATAAAAGTTTTGCTGGCTTTTCCAGCAGTGTTAATAGTCTGCCCAGACGCAATTAAGTCTGTGACTTGCGAATTTGCATGCCACAAAACCGAGCAGCCTATACACATGAATAGTAATAGCTTTTTCATGTTTTAGGGGGTTGAGGTTATTTTGGGTAAAAATCATTTTGGGTTATTTAATCAAGTACTTGTTACTTTCTTTCGTTAATTCAACATTGAAAATCAATGCGATCTGATTTAAAAATGAATCTGCATCAGATAGAGGCATGGAGCCAGAAGCTGTTAGGTTTAATGCTTCTTCATTTTGAACCTCGATCATTACGCCATAATTTTCTTTCGCCATTCTCACTATTTCGGCTAGGCTTGTTTGATCAAGATTTAGAACATCGTCTTTCCAGGATGTATATAAAGAGGTGTCTACTCGTTCCTTTTTAAATTTATTGTCTTTGAATTTCACTAAATCGCCAGGTTCCATGACGATTTTACCTTCCTTATCTTGGACTGGAAAACTCAAAGTGACTAATCCAGAGTTGAGAATCACCTCTGTTTCTTCAGAACGGTTATAAACATTAAATTCGGTTCCAAGCACCTCGATTTCCACCCCTTTGGAGCTTATCACCCTAAAAGGCTGGTGATCGACTTTATGCACTACACTAAAAAAAGCTTCACCCTCAATCATGATTTCACGGGAGGTTTGCTTTTCCCAGTTATCGTAAAAACTAAGTTTCGAATTGGAGTTTAATATGACCCTGGAGCTATCTGGAAGATTGATTTCTAACTTTTCTCCATAGCTAGTCGCAAATTCAACCTTTTTAGGAAGAGAAATCATCCAGAAAACAGAAAGTGTCAAAACAAAAAATGCCAAAATCCCGGCAGCAATTCGCCATGGGAATTTCCTTGTCATTTGAGATTCAAAAGTCTTTTTTGGCAATTGGACATTTTCCTGAATTTGCCCCCAAACTGCTTTTAGTTCATGGGGAGACATTTCCACTTTTGATTGATTTAGGACAAGTACTATTTCTTTTGCCTCATCCAAAAGCTCAATTTTAGAAGGATTTGATTTCATCCATTGCATCCAGAACTCGTCATGTTCTGGAGTAGGATAAAGCACCCATTCTTTGAAAAAAGTATCAAACGTAAAGTCCTCTAAAGTAAATTTATCGTAATCGGGATGACTGTAACTCACATGATCTGAATTTAGATTTCAGATATAAGAGTCTTAAGGATTCAATTCCTCATCAATATTTTTCACTTTTTTTTCAAAAAGCATTAAATAAAAAGGAAACTTTAGAGAAAAATCAGATTTTCACCTTCATCAACTTCAATGATTTTGAAAGAAGATTATGCGCTGAGGCAACACTTATCCCCATCATAGAAGAAATTTCAGTATAATCCATTCCATGGAAAAAGCGAAGTATTAAAATTTCCCTTTGCCTTTTCGAAACCTTTCTCAATGCTGATTTTATTTTGGATTTATTGGAGTAGGATTCATCCGATTCAATGATTTTTTCTTCTATTGTCAAATCACTTCCTAAAAAAGTATCAGTAGGCTCATCGGTAAATTTCCTACTTTTATTTATTGATTTGACTAAAATATTCCGAAAAGATTTGAAAAGATAATATTTGACCGAGTTCACATCCGTTAAGGAATTTCTCTTTGTCCAAAGCCAAGTAAATAGTTCCTGAATACAGTCTTTGACTACTTCCCTGTCGTAGCAAATATTCATCCCATAATTAAAAAGTAAATTTGCATACCTATTATACAAACTGGAAAAAGCCAAATTATTTCCTTTTGCCAGACTCCTCCAAAGAGTCTTGTCATCTGCATGGCTATCTTTTAAAGCCTTTTGAGATCTTGAAGTAATAAAATTTATGCTATCGCCCATTTACAAAACAAATACCTTGTAAAATAGCCAATAATTTAAATATAATTTTGAATTAGATCAAAAAACATAAACTTTTTATTTATCTCAACATATTCTGAATTAATTTATCCCAGCATCCCAACCACCAAAAATCCAGCATATGTTCCTAAAGCATTCCCCAGACTCCCTACCAGGATTCCTGGTATCAATAGATCTGGTCTATTCAGGCTTTCAGCCGCTGCCAGAGCAGTTGTGTTACCTCCTACATTCGCCAAAGATGCTACGGAGACTATATCCCAATCAATTTTTAAAATAGCTCCCAATCCATAAATCACTAAACCATGAATCAAGATCAAAATACCAACAAATAATATTAAAGTTCCTGCCAGATCACCTATACCAGCAATCGTATTAAAATCACAAAGAGTCCCAATCACTCCCAAAAAGACCAAAATCAAAAAGAAGCCGATGGTATGAGTTCCTTTCATCTTTTGGACGATTGGGAATTGTGCAAGAATTAATGCGAGAGTAGTTAGCGTTATGATTTCAGGAATAATTGGAAAGTAAAAGCTTAAGGCTTTTGCTGCAGCCATTGCTAAAAATGCCAAGCCAAAAACTGTTGCCAATGAGGCAATAGAAATCGATTCATGGGTTTTAATTTCCCCAAGCTCTCCATTAGGAGGAAGAATCTTTTTCTGTGGCAAAATCTTTTGCAAATATTTAGGTAACAGCAGAGTGATGATGATCCAAGGTGTACCGATCAGATTATCTACAACGGTAGTAGCTGCAAACAAATCTGCATTTTCATTGATTTGATAGGATAAAGCAACGGCATTAAAATTAATACTTCCACCAATGTACGTACCCGTGTACATTCCCGCTATCACATTTGCCAAAGGCCCTATTTCAACTTTCGGGTTAACTATAAACCAAGCAATTAAAACCCCTATAATTGTCCCAAGAGCACCTATTCCAAACATCAATAAAATCGGGAAACCAGCATTTTTCACGCTTTTGAGATCCACATCTAAAAGGGCTATAAAAATCCCCATGGGAGCCAAATACATAAACACCCCATTATAAATAATATGTCCAGAAGTAGCTGTTGGGATTAGGCCAATATTAGAGATCAGCGCACAAATTAGAATCACTAATATGGGAGTACCTATTGTCCTGCCTATTTTGTTTTTAGCTAAAATGACCGAAAAAAATACAGCCATACATAACATCCCACTTACGTAGATGGGGTCTTGCATCCAAGTCATATTGAAAAATAGGCAAACAAATTGAAAAATTGATCGGCAATTTCAAAAAACAATTCCCGATTGGGACAGACTCTTTAATTGTTAGCAAATCAAGGAAATATCATCTTCAAAACTTATCTTCATAAGATCATTAAACTTTATTTGTTATGAGACACCTATTTACTTTTTTGATTTTAGCTTTCGCTACGATCTCATGCACACCTGGAGTTTCTCCTCCTATTACTAGTGAAATATCAACTTCTGATTACACTCCAGGAAGAGTTGTTTGGCACGATTTAGCTTCCCCAGACCCAGAAGTTTCTTCTCAGTTTTATAAGGCTGTTTTCGACTGGGATGCTGTACCTTATGGAGAAGGGAGTAAGAAGGTATGGATATTCAAAAAAGGCAATACACCTGTGGGCTTAATGGCCTATTATGACAGCAAAAACAGTACTGGTGAATGGATTGGCGCCATTTCTGTCCCAGATGTTGAGGCAGCTACCAATACCGCAAAAAGTCAGGGAGCTACAATTATGAAAAGTGCAATGAACGTGGAAAACAGGGGAATGATTTCGTTTATCCAAGACCCTCAAGGAGCCCATATTTCATTAATCAAGTTGAGCAATGGTGACCCTGAAAAAAAGCCAGCAGAAGTAGGTACATTTCTAGGCCAGGAATTATGGTCTAATGATCCTAGCAATTCAGCTGGCTTCTATTCTTCTACAATTGGATATAGCACTTCAGAATCTGAAATGGGAGATGGTGAGTATACAGTATTTCAGTTTAATGGCGAAAACTGTGCTGGAATGCTTCAAAACCCAGCGCCTACTCTTCGATCTCATTGGGTTCCCTACATTAGAGTTTCGGATGTCAATGAAACTGTTGCCAAAGCAAAAAGTGCTGGAGCAAGGGTTTTAATCGAACCAGCTCCAGAAATCAGAAATGGTTCGGTAGCACTGCTTTTAGATCCTACAGGAGCTCCTTTGGCTGTTCAAGTATATAACCCTTAATTTTTGAAAACATGTTTAAGAAAATACTAATAATAGCATTTATAATAGGCACTGCTCTTTTTCTTCATAGTTGCGCCAATATGCATATGACTGGAGGAGTGGGAATGAGTTTTTCCGGAGGCCCATATGGTGTGAGAATGACCCCAACAATGAACGTTGGTGTATATGGCGGTGGCGGTTACAGATGGTAACCACTACTTAAAAAACAATCTTATTTTTTCGATGATAAAGGCTTGTTCTTCCTCTTTAAGCCAAGGGTTTAAAGGCAGGGACAAGCCTTTTTTGGAAATTTTTCTAGCAGTCTCAAATTCGCCCGAAGTCAAAAAAGGCTTCATATCAGGTAATATATCCGGGTAGTGAATACTGGTTTTGACCCCATGACCTTCTAAATAACGCTTTAGAGAATCTCTATTTTCGGTTTGGATCACGAATAAATGTCCATTGTAATCCAATTGATCCACACCAGAAGGTAGTCTTAATAAATCAATGCTAATCAGGCTTTCTATGTATCGTAAGGCTAGTTTTTTTCTAATGGCTTGCATCTCAGCCCAATATTCAAAAAACACATTTATGAACCCTGCTTGAATGCTATCTATCCGACTATTTCTACCTACCAGCAGATGTTGATCTCGTTTTATCTGTCCATGATTCAGTAATAATCTGAGACGATTTGCAAGCTCCGAATCTGCAGTTATACACATCCCTGCTTCTCCTAATGCACCCAAATTTTTGGTGGGGTAAAAACTCAAACAACCCACATCTCCCCAAGTCCCAGCAGCTTTTCCAGACTGAAATGCACCGAAGGCCTGAGCAGCATCTTCCACTACGAAAAGCTTATGTTCTTTTGCCTTTTTAACCAGTGAGTCCATAGCGGGCATTTTACCGTACAAATGAACAGGAATCACCGCTTTGGTCTTTTCAGTAATCGCTTGATGCCAATTTTCCGCTAATAAGCCATCTTCATCCGTATCCCAAAAAACAGGTTGTGCTCCAATTAAAGAAACTGCCTCAGCTGTAGACACCCAAGTTAATGCTGGAACAATCACCTCATCTCCCGCTCCTATCCCTAACCCTCTTAAAGCTATCTCAAGTGCATCCGACCCATTAGCGCATGAAACAGAAAAGGAAGCCTTCAAATAGCTTGAAATGGACTTTTCTAATTTCTCTACTTCTGTTCCTCCCGAATACATTCCTTTCTCGAGCATCTCTGTGAACTTTGCTTTTAGAGAATCCTGTATTTTAGGAGCTATTTGAGAAAGGTTAAGAAAGGGGATTTCCATTCAATAAATTCGCTAGTTGAACACTTAAGTTTTTCCTGGAGAAATGATCTATAGAAGTATCTTGATCTGCCTTTTTGTTTGAATCAAACATAGTTCTTAGCCTCAATTGGATTTTAACATGATCAGAATAGGAAAGCACTGGGCTTTCACCTGCTTGGACCAAAATCTCTGAAGAATCTCCTTTTGGGTCGCCCAAAGCAATAACAGGAATCCTAGTAGCCAGATACTCAAAAAGCTTCCCAGGAATATTCCCTTGTGCATTTTTGGTATTAGTTAAGATCAATACCAATCCATCAGCCTTTTCATAATAAGCAAAAACCTCTTCATGGGAGACATAGCCCACAAAGTTGACATGATTCTTTAACCAGGAGTCTTCCTCAATTTGACTTTTGACTTGATCACTTACTCTCCCAACAAATGTGAAGGAAACATCTTCGTCCAAAGGTTTAAATTCTTCCTTCATTGCAAAAAGTAAATTCATTGGGTTTCTGATTGAGTCAATTATCCCTGAATACACCAAATGCAATCTACCCGACTTTTGAGGAACCGGGTCAAATTTCTCTGGAATATCAGCTGGATCAAACCCGTTAGTCAGCAATTCCACAGAGCGATTGGAAAGCTCTTTTAAATTTTTTTGGAATGTTGGAGAAATGGTGGTGACTACATTTGCTTCCTGAAGCACTGACTGCTCCATTTCTTGGTGTTTTTTCTTCACGTACCGCTGCATAGGAAGCTTATCTAAAAACTCCCACTGAGACCAAGGATCCCTAAAGTCTGCAAGCCAAAATATACCGGTTTTCCTTTTTAGTTCCCGCCCAATCAAATGCATGCTGTGAGGAGGCCCAGTGGTAATAATTGCATCAAACTGCCCTTTTTGAATTAATTCCTCTAAAAATTTGACCGAAGGTTTTACCCAAAACACCCTTGGATCCGGGATCATCAAATTTGCGCGCAACCAAATCGCGGCTTTCTCCACCCAGCCTTTTTTGCTCTGCTCCAACACTCTACCCGGATGGGTTTCCTTTTTTCCTCTAAGCTTATCCAGCAATTGATAGGGTTCCCATATTGGGAATTTAATCACCTCTAATTGAGGTGAAATTTCCGATAAAAGCGTTTCATCCTGCAAGTCAAAATCTGGATTTTCAGGTGTAAAAATTATGGGCTCCCAACCCGCTCCTGGAAGGTATTTTGCGAATTTCAGCCAACGCTGGACCCCTGAACCTCCACTTGGAGGCCAATAATATGTGATAATCAGAACTTTTTTAGACATAGGAATCAACAAGGTACTATTACAATCTATCAAGATATAGTCCAGAATTAATTTTCTTAAAAAAGTAAAAGGGAGATAGTTTCCTACCTCCCTTCAATTCATTCTATTTATTAAATATTACTCTCCTTGAGAAAGGGAATATCCTCTTACTCCATCAAAGGAATAAAGATTTTCGGTTTTGATAAAATCAAATCCGTTGCCAGCAATTTCATCCATCAATTTGGTCACTAAAGCATGGCTGATTGGAGACATTTCCGCATTTTGGAATCTACATCTCCAATGATCAGTACAGAAGGTTTCTTTCATACCCCCTGGGAATACTTTAATACCTCTATTGGTGATTAGTTGAAGCTGAAGTCCTTCCACATTGATTTTTCTAAGCTGCTCACCTAAAACCTGCGGATCTCTACCACTCTCATCCCAATCAAGGAATACGTCCACACCAATTAACTCTTTCTTCTGTTTTGGCTTTTCGCTGACAAAAATATTCATTGGTTCAGTGCTCTCTTTATCATAAGAAGCAGGCGTCATTTTTTCAGGCTTCTGTCCGATTCTATCGATAACCGCTTGAGCAAACTCTTCAGTACCTACTTTCTTTGATGAAAGCTCTTCTTGGTAGATATCTCCTGTATGGATTCCATCTTCCAAAGTTTTCATCCATGCATTTGCTACTTTCTCGGCAACTTCTGGCTGTCCAATATGCACGAGCATCATAATTGCTCCATTCAGAAGTCCTGAAGGATTGGCAATTCCCATACCTGTGATATCTGGAGCAGATCCATGAATTGCTTCAAACATGGCTACTTCTTCCCCTACGTTAGCTGATCCTCCCAATCCAACAGAGCCAGTTACTTGAGCAGCTACGTCAGAAATAATATCACCGTATAAGTTTAGAGTAACAATCACATCAAACATTTCTGGTCTATCTGCAATCAAAGCAGTACCGATGTCAATGATTTTATGTTCAGTTTGAATATCAGGATATTCCTTAGCTACCTCATCAAAAGTCTTATGAAATAGACCGTCGGCTATCTTCATGATATTATCCTTGGTCATACAGGTCACTTTCTTTCGGCCATATTTTTTAGCATACTCAAAAGCATAACGAATGATTTTTTCTGAACCGGGCTTTGAGATCAATTTTAATGACTGACAAACTTCCTGCGTTTGTCTATGTTCAATA
Above is a window of Algoriphagus machipongonensis DNA encoding:
- a CDS encoding SusC/RagA family TonB-linked outer membrane protein, translating into MKKLLLFMCIGCSVLWHANSQVTDLIASGQTINTAGKASKTFIDLQQSLNRLEQEFRVSIAYQDEIVKAKKTLATMDSFESVEQALNMLLKGTGLKYEKAGERFYIISQKKRSQVPSLISQDAVLVNSLPASNTINTGNTFSGIENSKVEKRRIEIGGRVTDENGNGFPGVNILLKGTTTGSVSDSQGNYVINVENENAVLVFSFVGYVDQEIVVGSRSIINVQLEVDESNLEEVVVTALGIEKSAKSLGYATSTVHSDELSINRTPNVMNALQGKVAGVSISALGSGPGGTSKIRIRGQSSISGQNNPLIVVNGVPIDNTNFGSNPGNNASDSSIGVRGGGNTSDGGDGLSSINPDDVETMTILKGAAAAALYGSRAKDGVIMITTKSKNDSKGIGVTFNLNYTNEQPLDFTDYQYEYGQGEQNVRPTTPNPTSGQWSFGEKFQPGMTQVLFDGVTVPYEPIRGRVKAFFRNGQNVTNSITLATSSEKGGMSLSFSDLNSKGIVPNNTYNRKTINLGFAYNLSPKFSFRGNFNYSHEENENPPNIGQQDNTIPVALYNMANSMPLDVLRDNRYDENGNEAVYSRFRNRTNPYFTLSDQFQNIKRDRIFGNIALKYYLADWLFVQGRVGQDYWSRDQDYNNFPTGQASRAPAPAGFVNGVYTQEQRRFREINTDFLINANKKFGEFGVNVNVGGNHMQRRSDLNSVQVTDFVVRDLYTVQNGRAKDPLYDLNERAVNSLYGSAELSFQDKFFLTGTIRNDWFSTLSKENRSILYPSVSASWVFHENLNTTGWLNFGKVRAAYAEVGSDADVGAYSNVLFYGINNNLFGGQPVGGPNGTNLPNPNLRPMRIGEAEIGFELSMFQSRVSLDMALYRKLTTDQIVSAQISDASGFVNTSINSGKSENKGVEMLLTLVPVETNDFTWEASMNAAYNKTEVLSLLTDQPGERITVGTHVFNGELRQIVGMEMGQVAGFGYKRDDQGRKIFGANGIPLRTSDLVNYGSALPNWVGGFTNSFNYKGVMLSFLIDFKLGNIMLSGTNFNAVRHGLHKMTLEGREGGVVGEGVNEAGEINTAVAPVQSYWEVVRSQALVEPVVFDGGYWKLRQITLGYDFTKHLPANQPFKSVKLNFVANNVLMLKKWVDNIDPESFGYSSDNLVGMESTGLPSTRGLGFNLNVKF
- a CDS encoding FecR family protein; this translates as MSYSHPDYDKFTLEDFTFDTFFKEWVLYPTPEHDEFWMQWMKSNPSKIELLDEAKEIVLVLNQSKVEMSPHELKAVWGQIQENVQLPKKTFESQMTRKFPWRIAAGILAFFVLTLSVFWMISLPKKVEFATSYGEKLEINLPDSSRVILNSNSKLSFYDNWEKQTSREIMIEGEAFFSVVHKVDHQPFRVISSKGVEIEVLGTEFNVYNRSEETEVILNSGLVTLSFPVQDKEGKIVMEPGDLVKFKDNKFKKERVDTSLYTSWKDDVLNLDQTSLAEIVRMAKENYGVMIEVQNEEALNLTASGSMPLSDADSFLNQIALIFNVELTKESNKYLIK
- a CDS encoding RNA polymerase sigma factor codes for the protein MGDSINFITSRSQKALKDSHADDKTLWRSLAKGNNLAFSSLYNRYANLLFNYGMNICYDREVVKDCIQELFTWLWTKRNSLTDVNSVKYYLFKSFRNILVKSINKSRKFTDEPTDTFLGSDLTIEEKIIESDESYSNKSKIKSALRKVSKRQREILILRFFHGMDYTEISSMMGISVASAHNLLSKSLKLMKVKI
- a CDS encoding DUF819 family protein yields the protein MQDPIYVSGMLCMAVFFSVILAKNKIGRTIGTPILVILICALISNIGLIPTATSGHIIYNGVFMYLAPMGIFIALLDVDLKSVKNAGFPILLMFGIGALGTIIGVLIAWFIVNPKVEIGPLANVIAGMYTGTYIGGSINFNAVALSYQINENADLFAATTVVDNLIGTPWIIITLLLPKYLQKILPQKKILPPNGELGEIKTHESISIASLATVFGLAFLAMAAAKALSFYFPIIPEIITLTTLALILAQFPIVQKMKGTHTIGFFLILVFLGVIGTLCDFNTIAGIGDLAGTLILFVGILILIHGLVIYGLGAILKIDWDIVSVASLANVGGNTTALAAAESLNRPDLLIPGILVGSLGNALGTYAGFLVVGMLG
- a CDS encoding VOC family protein gives rise to the protein MRHLFTFLILAFATISCTPGVSPPITSEISTSDYTPGRVVWHDLASPDPEVSSQFYKAVFDWDAVPYGEGSKKVWIFKKGNTPVGLMAYYDSKNSTGEWIGAISVPDVEAATNTAKSQGATIMKSAMNVENRGMISFIQDPQGAHISLIKLSNGDPEKKPAEVGTFLGQELWSNDPSNSAGFYSSTIGYSTSESEMGDGEYTVFQFNGENCAGMLQNPAPTLRSHWVPYIRVSDVNETVAKAKSAGARVLIEPAPEIRNGSVALLLDPTGAPLAVQVYNP
- a CDS encoding DegT/DnrJ/EryC1/StrS family aminotransferase, encoding MEIPFLNLSQIAPKIQDSLKAKFTEMLEKGMYSGGTEVEKLEKSISSYLKASFSVSCANGSDALEIALRGLGIGAGDEVIVPALTWVSTAEAVSLIGAQPVFWDTDEDGLLAENWHQAITEKTKAVIPVHLYGKMPAMDSLVKKAKEHKLFVVEDAAQAFGAFQSGKAAGTWGDVGCLSFYPTKNLGALGEAGMCITADSELANRLRLLLNHGQIKRDQHLLVGRNSRIDSIQAGFINVFFEYWAEMQAIRKKLALRYIESLISIDLLRLPSGVDQLDYNGHLFVIQTENRDSLKRYLEGHGVKTSIHYPDILPDMKPFLTSGEFETARKISKKGLSLPLNPWLKEEEQAFIIEKIRLFFK
- a CDS encoding glycosyltransferase family 4 protein; this translates as MSKKVLIITYYWPPSGGSGVQRWLKFAKYLPGAGWEPIIFTPENPDFDLQDETLLSEISPQLEVIKFPIWEPYQLLDKLRGKKETHPGRVLEQSKKGWVEKAAIWLRANLMIPDPRVFWVKPSVKFLEELIQKGQFDAIITTGPPHSMHLIGRELKRKTGIFWLADFRDPWSQWEFLDKLPMQRYVKKKHQEMEQSVLQEANVVTTISPTFQKNLKELSNRSVELLTNGFDPADIPEKFDPVPQKSGRLHLVYSGIIDSIRNPMNLLFAMKEEFKPLDEDVSFTFVGRVSDQVKSQIEEDSWLKNHVNFVGYVSHEEVFAYYEKADGLVLILTNTKNAQGNIPGKLFEYLATRIPVIALGDPKGDSSEILVQAGESPVLSYSDHVKIQLRLRTMFDSNKKADQDTSIDHFSRKNLSVQLANLLNGNPLS
- a CDS encoding NADP-dependent isocitrate dehydrogenase, which codes for MSSKRKITVAYGDGIGPEIMKATLSILEAAGAQLEYDVIEIGEQVYLKGISSGMEPSAFESLKETKVFLKAPITTPQGGGFKSLNVTTRTTFGLYANVRPCKAFSPFIQTHFPKTDLVIIRENEEDLYAGIEHRQTQEVCQSLKLISKPGSEKIIRYAFEYAKKYGRKKVTCMTKDNIMKIADGLFHKTFDEVAKEYPDIQTEHKIIDIGTALIADRPEMFDVIVTLNLYGDIISDVAAQVTGSVGLGGSANVGEEVAMFEAIHGSAPDITGMGIANPSGLLNGAIMMLVHIGQPEVAEKVANAWMKTLEDGIHTGDIYQEELSSKKVGTEEFAQAVIDRIGQKPEKMTPASYDKESTEPMNIFVSEKPKQKKELIGVDVFLDWDESGRDPQVLGEQLRKINVEGLQLQLITNRGIKVFPGGMKETFCTDHWRCRFQNAEMSPISHALVTKLMDEIAGNGFDFIKTENLYSFDGVRGYSLSQGE